The DNA region GTCCCCCGGACTTTTCCAAGCTCTCGAGCTGATTGACCGGGGATCACGGATACACCGAGGGAGTGAACCGCATGCGCGTCGTCGGCAGCCATCAATATCCCACCATGGAATCCGTGATCTATGGCAAGCCGGCGGCCGAAGCGCTGCGTGAGGAGGCCGAACGGCTCGGCGTCAGCCGCGTCTATCTGATCGCCAGCCGGACGCTGAACACCACGACCGACGAGATCGAGAAGATCCGCAAGGCGCTCGGCGAGCGTCACGCCGCGACCTTCGATGGCGTGCCGCAGCACACGACGAGAGATGTGGTGACAGAGATCGCGCGGCAGGCCAGCGAGGCCAAAGCCGACCTAGTCGTTGCGATCGGCGGCGGCTCGGTGGTGGACGCGGCGAAGATCGTGCTGATGTGCATGGAGAACGAGATCTTCGAGCCGGCCGGGCTCGACGGTTTCGAGACCACCCCGGAGCGCCGCTTCGGGCCGTTCCGGACGCCGAAGGTGCGGATGATCGCGATCCCGAGCACACTGTCGGGTGGCGAGTACAACTCCGGCGCGCTGGTCACCGACACCGGCCGTAAGCTGAAGCAGATATTCAATCACCCGATGATGATGCCGCGCGCCATCATCCTCGATCCCGCGATCACGAAATATACGCCGGAAAAGCTCTGGCTCGGCTCCGGAACGCGCGCGATGGATCACGGCATCGAGGCGATCTGCTCCAGCCGTCCCAATGTGCTGGTCGATGCCGTGTGCCAGCAGGGCCTGCGTTATTTGCGCTACGGCCTGCTGCGCACCAGGGAGAACCCCGACGACGAAGCGGCCAGGCTGAACTGCCAGCTCGGTTCCTGGCTCTCGGCCTTCGGCTTGCAGTCGCGGGTGCCGATGGGCGCGAGCCATGCGATCGGTCACGTGCTCGGCGGCACCTGCGACGTGCCGCATTATTTCTGCACGGCGGTGATGATGCCAAGCGTGCTGCGCTACAACCGGCCCGCCACGGAGGCAGCCCAAACCTCGATCGCAGCCGCGCTCGGTGCGCCCGGGCGCGACGCCGGGGAGGCGTTCGCCGCGTTCATCGCCGAGCTCGGCCTGCCGCGGCGGCTCGCCGATGTCGGCGTTTCCGAGGACCGTTTCGAGCTGATCGGCAGGAACGCGATGCTGTCGATCTTCACCCGGGCAAATCCACAGCCGATCCGCGAGCCCGCCGACGTCGTCAAGATCCTCAAGCTCGCTGCCTGAGCTTTCACATCCGGAGCAATTCCGATGGCCGACCTGCGGATATTCTCATATTTGCCGAATCCACGCGTCTGGAAGGCGACCATCGCCGCGCGGTTCTGCGGCGTCGACGTCGAAGTCAGGGGTGCGCCGAGCAAGGAATTGCGCGACTGGCTGTGGGACTATGATGCCCGCCCCCTGGCCGAGGACGAGCGCAGCTCGCTGTCGTCGCTGGCGCGGCGCGGGCGGGTCGGCTTGACCGGCGCGCAGCTGCTCAAGACCGAAGCGTTCATGGAAGCACAGCCCTTCGGCACCGTGCCCGCCGCGTTCGGCCCCGACGGCAAGATCGGAATCTTCGAGTCAAACAGCATCATGCGCACGGTGGCGCGGCTTGGCCATGCGAAGTTTCCACTCTACGGCCGCGACGCCTACGAAGCGTCAAGGATCGACGGCTTTCTCGATGTCAGCCTGGTCTTTGCCAGGGACTCGCAGATCTATCTTCTCGCCCTGTCGGGCGGCACGGTCGATGCCGCTATTCATGCGCGCGCCAGGGAAGCGTTCGCGATCTATGCTTCCGGTATCGAACAGGCGCTGTCTCCCCAGCGTGAGACGCTGGTCGGAAACATCATCTCGCTCGCCGACATCTGCTTCGCGGCCGAGCTGGCGCTGTTCATGAACGAGCATGCGCGGGCCGCGCAACTGCGCGAGCGGGGGTTGGAGAGGATCCTGCATCCGGGCGTGCAGCAGGAATACCCGCTGGCCTTTGCTCATTTTGCCCGGCTGGTCGAGCACGCGCATTTCAGGCCGGACCTCAAGCCCTATGTCGAAAAATTGCAGTCGAAGGCGGCCGCCTGACCTGGGCGGCGGAAGCCTGCAACGCGGAGATTGGATCGCATGACCGCACCTGTCTGTCTGATATCCGGCGTCGGACCCGGCACGGGGTCGGCACTCGCACGGCGGTTTGCCGAGGGCGGCTATCGCGTGGCGATGCTGGCGCGGAACGAGGAGCGCCTGGCCGCGCTCGAAAAGGAGCTGCCGGACGCGAAGGCCTATCGGTGCGACGTCTCGGATCCGGCGCAGATCGATGCGGTGGCGTCCGCCGTGGAGTGCGATCTCGGCAACCCCGGCGTCGTTATCCACAATGCCGTCGGCGGTGGGTTCGGCAGCTTCCGCGAGATCGATCCGGCGATGCTCAATCGCAACTTCCAGGTCAATACCATGGGATTGTTGTATCTGGCGCGGCGGTTCGCCCCGGCGATGATCGGCGCCGGCAACGGCGCCATCGTCGCCAC from Bradyrhizobium genosp. L includes:
- a CDS encoding iron-containing alcohol dehydrogenase, producing the protein MRVVGSHQYPTMESVIYGKPAAEALREEAERLGVSRVYLIASRTLNTTTDEIEKIRKALGERHAATFDGVPQHTTRDVVTEIARQASEAKADLVVAIGGGSVVDAAKIVLMCMENEIFEPAGLDGFETTPERRFGPFRTPKVRMIAIPSTLSGGEYNSGALVTDTGRKLKQIFNHPMMMPRAIILDPAITKYTPEKLWLGSGTRAMDHGIEAICSSRPNVLVDAVCQQGLRYLRYGLLRTRENPDDEAARLNCQLGSWLSAFGLQSRVPMGASHAIGHVLGGTCDVPHYFCTAVMMPSVLRYNRPATEAAQTSIAAALGAPGRDAGEAFAAFIAELGLPRRLADVGVSEDRFELIGRNAMLSIFTRANPQPIREPADVVKILKLAA
- a CDS encoding glutathione S-transferase; the protein is MPNPRVWKATIAARFCGVDVEVRGAPSKELRDWLWDYDARPLAEDERSSLSSLARRGRVGLTGAQLLKTEAFMEAQPFGTVPAAFGPDGKIGIFESNSIMRTVARLGHAKFPLYGRDAYEASRIDGFLDVSLVFARDSQIYLLALSGGTVDAAIHARAREAFAIYASGIEQALSPQRETLVGNIISLADICFAAELALFMNEHARAAQLRERGLERILHPGVQQEYPLAFAHFARLVEHAHFRPDLKPYVEKLQSKAAA
- a CDS encoding SDR family NAD(P)-dependent oxidoreductase, encoding MTAPVCLISGVGPGTGSALARRFAEGGYRVAMLARNEERLAALEKELPDAKAYRCDVSDPAQIDAVASAVECDLGNPGVVIHNAVGGGFGSFREIDPAMLNRNFQVNTMGLLYLARRFAPAMIGAGNGAIVATGNTSALRGKAGFAGFAPTKAAQRILAEAMARDLGPQGVHVAYVVVDAVIDLEWTRKRWPERPDDFFIKPSAIASEIWHVVHQDRSAWSFNVELRPFGENW